One Mesorhizobium sp. J428 DNA segment encodes these proteins:
- the pnp gene encoding polyribonucleotide nucleotidyltransferase, with protein sequence MFNHHKVEIEWGGRPLILETGKIARQADGAVLATYGESVVLATVVSMKEPKPGQDFFPLTVNYQEKTYAAGKIPGGYFKREGRPSEKETLVSRLIDRPIRPLFPAGYKNDTQVVVTVMQHDLENDPDVLSMVAASAALTLSGVPFMGPVGAARVGYINGQYVLNPHVDEIPESKLDLVVAGTSDAVLMVESEAQELDEPTMLGAVMFGHKAFQPVIDAIIKLAEVAAKEPRDFTPDDLSGLETEMLAIVGDELREAYKNVDKQKRYAAVDAVKAKVKAAFAPVGDEPAKYAADKVASVFKELQAKVVRWNILDTKSRIDGRDLTTVRKIVSEVGILPRTHGSALFTRGETQAIVVATLGTGEDEQYVDSLTGMYKEKFLLHYNFPPYSVGETGRMGSPGRREIGHGKLAWRAIRPMLPAAEQFPYTIRVVSEITESNGSSSMATVCGTSLALMDAGVPLAKPVAGIAMGLILEGDRYAVLSDILGDEDHLGDMDFKVAGTTAGITSLQMDIKIAGITEEIMKVALDQAKGGREHILGEMGKALSGARSELGEFAPRIEVMHVPTDKIRDVIGSGGKVIREIVEKTGAKINIEDDGTVKIASSNAKEIEAARKWIHSIVAEPEVGEIYEGTVVKTADFGAFVNFFGPKDGLVHISQLANDRVQKTTDVVKEGQKVFVKLMGFDERGKVRLSMKVVDQATGKEIPKSEKKAEEAAE encoded by the coding sequence ATGTTCAATCACCACAAGGTGGAAATCGAGTGGGGCGGCCGTCCGCTCATCCTCGAGACCGGCAAGATCGCACGCCAGGCCGACGGCGCGGTGCTCGCGACCTATGGCGAGAGCGTCGTTCTCGCGACCGTCGTCTCGATGAAGGAGCCGAAGCCCGGCCAGGACTTCTTCCCGCTCACCGTCAACTACCAGGAAAAGACCTACGCTGCCGGCAAGATCCCGGGCGGCTATTTCAAGCGCGAAGGCCGTCCGAGCGAGAAGGAGACGCTGGTCTCCCGCCTGATCGACCGTCCGATCCGCCCGCTCTTCCCGGCCGGCTACAAGAACGACACCCAGGTCGTCGTCACCGTCATGCAGCACGACCTGGAGAACGATCCGGACGTCCTGTCGATGGTCGCCGCCTCCGCCGCGCTGACGCTGTCGGGCGTTCCGTTCATGGGTCCGGTGGGCGCTGCCCGCGTCGGCTACATCAACGGCCAGTACGTGCTGAACCCGCATGTCGACGAGATCCCGGAATCGAAGCTCGACCTCGTCGTCGCCGGCACGTCCGACGCGGTGCTGATGGTTGAATCGGAAGCGCAGGAACTCGACGAGCCGACCATGCTCGGCGCCGTGATGTTCGGCCACAAGGCCTTCCAGCCGGTGATCGACGCGATCATCAAACTGGCCGAGGTCGCCGCCAAGGAGCCGCGCGACTTCACGCCGGACGATCTCTCCGGCCTCGAGACCGAGATGCTCGCGATCGTCGGTGACGAGCTGCGCGAAGCCTACAAGAACGTCGACAAGCAGAAGCGCTATGCCGCCGTCGACGCCGTCAAGGCCAAGGTGAAGGCCGCCTTCGCTCCGGTCGGCGACGAGCCGGCCAAGTATGCCGCCGACAAGGTCGCCTCCGTGTTCAAGGAGCTCCAGGCCAAGGTCGTGCGCTGGAACATCCTCGACACCAAGAGCCGCATCGACGGCCGCGACCTGACGACGGTCCGCAAGATCGTGTCGGAAGTCGGCATCCTGCCGCGCACCCACGGTTCGGCGCTGTTCACCCGCGGCGAGACGCAGGCGATCGTCGTCGCCACGCTCGGCACCGGCGAGGACGAGCAGTATGTCGACTCGCTGACGGGCATGTACAAGGAGAAGTTCCTCCTCCACTACAACTTCCCGCCCTACTCGGTCGGTGAGACGGGCCGCATGGGTTCGCCGGGACGCCGCGAGATCGGCCACGGCAAGCTCGCCTGGCGCGCCATCCGTCCGATGCTGCCGGCGGCGGAGCAGTTCCCCTACACGATCCGCGTCGTCTCCGAGATCACCGAGTCGAACGGCTCGTCCTCGATGGCGACCGTCTGCGGCACCTCGCTGGCGCTGATGGATGCGGGCGTTCCGCTGGCCAAGCCTGTCGCGGGCATCGCCATGGGCCTGATCCTCGAAGGCGACCGCTATGCGGTTCTCTCCGACATCCTCGGCGACGAGGACCACCTCGGCGACATGGACTTCAAGGTTGCGGGCACCACCGCCGGCATCACCTCGCTGCAGATGGACATCAAGATCGCCGGCATCACCGAGGAGATCATGAAGGTCGCGCTCGACCAGGCCAAGGGCGGCCGCGAGCACATCCTCGGCGAGATGGGCAAGGCACTCTCCGGCGCCCGTTCGGAGCTCGGCGAGTTCGCGCCGCGCATCGAGGTCATGCACGTCCCGACCGACAAGATTCGCGACGTCATAGGTTCGGGCGGCAAGGTCATCCGCGAGATCGTCGAGAAGACCGGCGCCAAGATCAACATCGAGGACGACGGCACGGTGAAGATCGCTTCGTCGAATGCGAAGGAGATCGAGGCGGCCCGCAAGTGGATCCACTCGATCGTGGCCGAGCCGGAAGTGGGCGAGATCTACGAGGGCACGGTCGTCAAGACCGCGGACTTTGGCGCCTTCGTCAACTTCTTCGGCCCGAAGGACGGCCTCGTCCACATCTCGCAGCTCGCCAACGACCGCGTCCAGAAGACGACGGACGTCGTCAAGGAAGGCCAGAAGGTCTTCGTCAAGCTGATGGGCTTCGACGAGCGCGGCAAGGTGCGCCTGTCGATGAAGGTGGTCGACCAGGCGACCGGCAAGGAAATCCCCAAGTCCGAGAAGAAGGCCGAAGAGGCCGCCGAGTAA
- a CDS encoding protein adenylyltransferase SelO family protein, with product MSRATTVAALSEAPAIGRFDNSYARLPAGFYAAAEPARAAGPRLVKFNRELAAELGLDVAGLDDATLAAIFSGNTVPEGAEPVALAYAGHQFGHFVPQLGDGRAILLGEVVDTAGRRRDIQLKGAGPTRFSRNGDGLAAIGPVLREYLVSEAMTALGVPTTRSLAAVTTGNPVYRETRLPGAVVTRVAASHIRVGTFQYFAARSDVDAIRTLADHVIDRHYPEAREAANRYLALYEAILSRQAALIARWMQLGFIHGVMNTDNMSIAGETIDYGPCAFMDEYHPAKVFSSIDRHGRYAFSNQPHIALWNLARLAECLLPLLHDDPDQAVPVAQEALGAFLPAFEANYVEGMRPKLGLTTPRDEDKALVKGLLETMAAGGADFTLTFRTLAQDAALLPQDVARGATRRLFADPAGFDAWARLWLERLAVEGIAAKERAALMNASNPRFIPRNHLIEELIAAAVERDDFGPFHDMLGVLAYPYDEQPGMERYAEPPQPEERVLQTFCGT from the coding sequence ATGAGCAGAGCAACGACAGTGGCGGCGTTGAGCGAAGCACCGGCGATCGGCCGCTTCGACAATTCCTATGCGCGGCTGCCAGCCGGATTCTATGCCGCGGCGGAGCCTGCGCGGGCGGCAGGCCCGCGTCTGGTGAAGTTCAACCGGGAGCTGGCTGCCGAACTCGGCCTCGACGTCGCCGGCCTCGACGATGCGACGCTGGCTGCGATCTTCTCCGGCAATACGGTTCCTGAGGGCGCGGAGCCGGTCGCGTTGGCCTATGCCGGCCACCAGTTCGGCCATTTCGTGCCGCAGCTCGGCGACGGCCGGGCGATCCTGCTCGGCGAGGTGGTCGACACGGCCGGCCGCCGCCGCGATATCCAGCTCAAAGGCGCGGGGCCGACGCGCTTCTCGCGCAATGGCGACGGGCTCGCGGCGATCGGCCCGGTGCTGCGAGAATATCTGGTCTCCGAAGCGATGACGGCGCTCGGCGTGCCGACGACACGCTCGCTGGCGGCCGTCACGACGGGTAATCCGGTCTATCGCGAGACCCGCCTGCCGGGTGCGGTGGTGACGCGCGTGGCCGCGAGCCACATCCGCGTCGGCACCTTCCAGTATTTCGCCGCGCGCAGCGATGTGGACGCGATCCGCACGCTGGCGGACCATGTCATCGACCGCCACTATCCCGAGGCCAGGGAGGCCGCCAACCGCTATCTCGCGCTGTACGAGGCGATCCTGTCCCGGCAGGCAGCGCTGATCGCCAGATGGATGCAGCTCGGCTTCATCCATGGCGTCATGAACACGGACAACATGTCGATCGCCGGCGAGACGATCGACTACGGCCCTTGCGCCTTCATGGACGAATACCACCCCGCCAAGGTGTTCTCGTCCATCGACCGCCATGGCCGCTATGCCTTCTCCAACCAGCCGCACATCGCGTTGTGGAACCTCGCGCGGCTGGCCGAATGCCTGCTGCCGCTGCTGCACGATGATCCGGATCAGGCTGTGCCGGTGGCGCAGGAGGCGCTGGGGGCATTCCTGCCGGCCTTCGAGGCGAACTATGTCGAAGGCATGCGACCGAAGCTCGGACTGACCACCCCGCGCGACGAGGACAAGGCGCTGGTGAAGGGCCTGCTCGAGACGATGGCGGCCGGCGGCGCCGACTTCACGCTGACCTTCCGCACGCTGGCGCAGGATGCGGCCCTTCTCCCGCAGGATGTCGCGCGCGGGGCGACACGCAGGCTCTTCGCCGATCCCGCCGGCTTCGACGCCTGGGCGCGCCTGTGGCTGGAGCGGCTCGCCGTCGAAGGCATCGCTGCGAAAGAGCGTGCGGCGCTGATGAACGCCAGCAATCCAAGGTTCATCCCGCGCAATCATCTGATCGAGGAACTGATCGCGGCGGCCGTCGAGCGCGATGATTTCGGCCCGTTCCATGACATGCTCGGCGTCCTCGCCTATCCTTATGACGAGCAGCCGGGGATGGAGCGCTACGCCGAGCCGCCGCAGCCCGAAGAACGCGTGCTGCAAACATTCTGCGGAACGTAG
- a CDS encoding class I SAM-dependent methyltransferase, with protein MVDVLRTLFHPFEIGDLDVPGKGTRVLFLGAEPGFRLPDGFDADLTLAQGFRPDFLKLKAGRHRVVPEADGEGYDLVLVLAGKHKGLNEILIAEAMRRGSPTAMILVAGSKDDGIASLRKRLEALAPLEGSLSKFHGQAFWLHRPADARAVAAMLATPNREALIGGRFRATPGMFSHDRIDAGSRLLAQHIPADLSGAVADFCAGWGYLAAEVPERCPGAASLDLFEADHASLEAAKLNLADARVPVGFHWTDLASEPVPRKFDAIVMNPPFHQGRAADPGIGHAMIRAASAALKPNGRFYMVANRGLPYEAALAAGFRQSGETVRDQTYKVLWAKR; from the coding sequence ATGGTTGACGTTCTGAGAACCCTGTTCCACCCCTTCGAAATTGGCGACCTCGACGTGCCCGGCAAGGGCACGAGGGTGCTTTTCCTCGGCGCCGAGCCGGGGTTCCGGCTGCCGGACGGCTTCGACGCCGACCTCACGCTTGCTCAAGGGTTTCGTCCGGATTTTCTGAAGCTGAAGGCCGGCCGGCACAGGGTGGTGCCGGAGGCGGACGGGGAGGGGTATGACCTCGTCCTCGTCCTGGCGGGCAAGCATAAGGGGCTGAACGAGATTCTGATCGCCGAGGCAATGCGGCGCGGTTCGCCGACGGCCATGATTCTCGTGGCCGGCAGCAAGGACGACGGCATCGCCAGCCTGCGCAAGCGGCTGGAGGCGCTCGCTCCGCTTGAGGGAAGCCTCTCCAAGTTCCACGGCCAGGCCTTCTGGCTCCATCGGCCGGCGGATGCGCGCGCGGTGGCCGCGATGCTGGCGACCCCCAACAGGGAGGCTCTCATCGGCGGCCGCTTTCGCGCGACCCCCGGCATGTTCTCCCACGACCGCATCGACGCCGGCTCGCGGCTCCTGGCGCAGCACATCCCGGCCGATCTCTCGGGGGCGGTGGCGGACTTCTGCGCCGGCTGGGGCTATCTTGCCGCCGAGGTTCCGGAGCGGTGCCCTGGCGCCGCCTCGCTCGATCTCTTCGAGGCGGACCATGCCTCGCTGGAAGCCGCGAAGCTCAATCTTGCCGACGCGCGCGTCCCCGTGGGCTTCCATTGGACCGATCTTGCTTCCGAACCCGTGCCGCGCAAGTTCGATGCGATCGTCATGAACCCGCCCTTCCATCAGGGGCGTGCGGCTGACCCCGGCATCGGCCATGCGATGATCCGCGCCGCGAGCGCGGCGCTGAAGCCGAACGGCCGGTTTTACATGGTCGCCAATCGCGGCCTGCCTTATGAGGCGGCCCTTGCCGCCGGCTTCAGGCAGTCGGGAGAGACCGTCAGGGATCAGACCTACAAGGTGCTCTGGGCGAAGCGCTGA
- a CDS encoding YbhN family protein — MKLRKFFWPVVGSAAVVFSIWLLYHELRGVSLEEMKASFARISLHSWLLAILSTFVAYGALAGYDNIALKYLNRKVPWLFITIGSFTTYAISHNVGASVLSGAVVRYRAYGSKGLTMAEVGILVAFCSFTFALGVVFLTGLVFVIEPEITDRFVDILPTDFSLGTGYLLLGLVALYVLGSLLKLPPLRIKGFSLGYPSPAIVARQLVIGPIEIIGAAGIVYFALPEAGNPGFLVILGIFLISFSVALLSHAPGGLGVLELVFVHALSEMDPADVIAALVVFRLLYLIIPFVIALVVILLFERSRFGKEDG; from the coding sequence ATGAAGCTCAGGAAGTTCTTTTGGCCGGTTGTCGGCAGCGCGGCCGTGGTCTTCTCGATCTGGCTGCTCTATCACGAGCTGCGCGGCGTTTCCCTCGAGGAGATGAAGGCCAGCTTCGCGCGGATTTCGCTGCACAGCTGGCTTTTGGCCATCCTCTCCACCTTCGTCGCCTACGGCGCGCTCGCCGGATACGACAACATCGCGCTGAAATACCTGAACCGGAAGGTGCCGTGGCTGTTCATCACCATCGGCTCCTTCACCACCTATGCGATCTCGCACAATGTCGGGGCCTCGGTGCTGTCCGGCGCCGTGGTCCGCTACAGGGCCTACGGGTCCAAGGGACTGACCATGGCGGAGGTCGGCATACTCGTCGCCTTCTGCTCCTTCACCTTCGCGCTCGGAGTGGTGTTCCTGACGGGGCTGGTCTTCGTCATCGAGCCCGAGATCACCGACAGGTTCGTCGACATCCTGCCGACCGACTTCTCGCTGGGCACGGGCTATCTTCTGCTGGGGCTGGTTGCGCTGTACGTCCTCGGTTCCCTGCTGAAGCTGCCGCCGCTGCGGATCAAAGGCTTCAGCCTCGGCTATCCGTCTCCCGCGATCGTGGCGCGGCAGCTCGTCATCGGCCCGATCGAGATCATCGGCGCGGCCGGCATCGTCTACTTCGCGCTACCCGAGGCCGGAAACCCAGGTTTCCTCGTGATCCTCGGCATCTTCCTGATCTCGTTCTCCGTCGCGCTGCTGTCGCATGCGCCGGGCGGGCTCGGCGTGCTCGAACTCGTCTTCGTCCACGCGCTGTCGGAGATGGACCCGGCGGACGTGATCGCGGCGCTGGTCGTGTTCCGGCTGCTCTACCTGATCATTCCGTTCGTGATCGCGCTTGTGGTCATCCTGCTGTTCGAGCGCTCCCGCTTCGGGAAAGAGGATGGCTAG
- a CDS encoding bifunctional diguanylate cyclase/phosphodiesterase — protein sequence MRTYANPTRSPLFRLITIAAAGMSSFVLGLWALRMGFGAQLGGLTPSALGGIIASLCALAAAGSSLSFFAGIDESASFVHNETQVDKLTGLHSRQAMIGRIAAAAAATVQDGKPVFLVDIDIDRFKQINDAIGYTQGDELIRAFAARLRDHVPPGSEIGRIGAGEFAILVPDGRIVSIDRTVEKIIETMMEPYRLTTHLQSVNLSVGMVAMPKDGRDPIVLLRRSNLALQNARASGIGNWSVFHPDMGQIADYRQWIESELHAAFQRGDFDLYYQPQHDLATDRVIGYEALLRWRHPKRGMIPPAEFVPVAEETGMVVPIGEWVLRKACADLKSLPQDMYIAVNISPVQMMTKDFVSRVRAVLAETGVNPSRLELEVTETAMMQDRERAAQVMRQLAEMGISVAVDDFGTGYSNLSYLIDFPFQKLKIDRSFVNRIDKDNGGAVVATIVGLSRALGVRTIAEGVETENQATLLRAAGCDVVQGFLYGRPGPLAAMGLDARPVAAATTVH from the coding sequence ATGCGGACGTATGCAAATCCGACTCGCAGCCCGCTGTTCCGGCTGATCACCATCGCCGCCGCGGGCATGTCCAGCTTCGTGCTCGGCCTGTGGGCGCTGCGCATGGGTTTCGGCGCACAACTGGGCGGACTGACGCCCTCGGCGCTGGGCGGAATCATCGCCTCGCTGTGCGCGCTCGCGGCGGCCGGCTCCTCGCTGTCCTTCTTCGCGGGCATCGACGAGTCCGCCAGCTTCGTCCACAACGAAACGCAGGTGGACAAGCTGACCGGCCTGCATTCGCGCCAGGCGATGATCGGCAGGATCGCAGCCGCCGCGGCAGCGACCGTGCAGGACGGGAAACCCGTCTTCCTCGTCGACATCGACATCGACCGCTTCAAGCAGATCAACGACGCGATCGGCTACACGCAAGGCGACGAGCTGATCCGCGCCTTCGCCGCGCGCCTGCGCGACCACGTGCCGCCCGGATCCGAGATCGGCCGCATCGGCGCGGGCGAGTTCGCGATCCTGGTTCCAGATGGCCGGATCGTCTCGATCGATCGGACGGTGGAAAAGATCATCGAGACCATGATGGAGCCCTATCGCCTGACGACGCATCTGCAGTCGGTGAACCTGTCGGTGGGCATGGTCGCCATGCCGAAGGACGGACGCGATCCGATCGTGCTGCTGCGGCGCTCAAACCTCGCGCTGCAGAATGCGAGGGCGAGCGGCATCGGCAACTGGTCGGTGTTCCACCCCGACATGGGCCAGATCGCCGACTACCGGCAGTGGATCGAGTCCGAGCTGCATGCCGCCTTCCAGCGCGGCGATTTCGACCTGTACTACCAGCCGCAGCACGACCTCGCCACCGACAGGGTGATCGGCTACGAGGCCCTGCTACGGTGGCGGCACCCCAAGCGCGGCATGATTCCGCCGGCGGAGTTCGTGCCGGTCGCCGAGGAAACCGGAATGGTCGTGCCGATCGGCGAATGGGTGCTGCGCAAGGCCTGCGCGGACCTGAAGTCGCTGCCTCAGGACATGTACATCGCGGTCAACATCTCGCCCGTGCAGATGATGACGAAGGACTTCGTCTCGCGCGTCCGCGCCGTCCTCGCCGAGACGGGCGTGAACCCGTCGCGGCTGGAGCTCGAGGTGACGGAGACGGCCATGATGCAGGACCGTGAGCGCGCGGCCCAGGTCATGCGGCAGCTGGCCGAGATGGGCATTTCGGTCGCCGTCGACGATTTCGGCACCGGCTATTCGAACCTCAGCTACCTGATCGACTTCCCCTTCCAGAAGCTCAAGATCGACCGGTCCTTCGTCAACCGCATCGATAAGGACAATGGCGGGGCGGTTGTCGCCACCATCGTAGGCCTCTCCCGCGCGCTCGGCGTGCGCACGATCGCGGAAGGCGTCGAGACGGAGAACCAGGCGACGCTGCTGCGCGCCGCGGGATGCGACGTGGTGCAGGGCTTCCTCTATGGCAGGCCGGGCCCGCTGGCCGCGATGGGGTTGGATGCCCGGCCGGTTGCGGCGGCCACCACGGTCCACTGA
- the fabI gene encoding enoyl-ACP reductase FabI produces MNGLMQGKRGLIMGVANDHSIAWGIAQMLHAHGAEMAFTYQGEAFGRRVKPLAEKVGAKLVLPCDVEDSASVDSVFDALKAEWGTIDFIVHAIGFSDKNELKGLYADTTKENFIRTMVISCYSFTEVARKAAAMMNEGGSMITLTYAGSVRVMPNYNVMGVAKAGLEASVRYLANDFGPRNIRVNAISAGPVRTLAGAGISDARHMFSYQARNSPLRRTVSLEEVGGSALYLLSTLSGGVTGEIHYVDSGYHIVSMPTLDELKRTDDGA; encoded by the coding sequence ATGAACGGACTGATGCAGGGCAAGCGCGGCCTGATCATGGGGGTCGCGAACGATCATTCCATTGCCTGGGGCATTGCCCAGATGCTGCATGCACACGGCGCGGAAATGGCCTTCACCTACCAGGGCGAGGCCTTCGGCCGGCGCGTCAAGCCGCTGGCCGAGAAGGTCGGCGCGAAGCTGGTCCTGCCCTGCGACGTCGAGGACAGCGCCTCGGTCGACAGCGTGTTCGACGCGCTGAAGGCCGAGTGGGGCACGATCGACTTCATCGTCCACGCCATCGGCTTCTCCGACAAGAACGAGCTGAAGGGCCTCTATGCGGACACCACGAAGGAGAACTTCATCCGCACGATGGTGATCTCCTGCTATTCGTTCACCGAGGTCGCGCGGAAGGCCGCCGCCATGATGAACGAGGGCGGCTCGATGATCACGCTCACCTATGCCGGCTCGGTGCGGGTGATGCCGAACTACAACGTCATGGGCGTCGCCAAGGCCGGGCTCGAGGCCAGCGTGCGCTACCTCGCCAACGATTTCGGGCCGCGCAACATCCGCGTCAACGCGATCTCGGCAGGACCTGTGCGCACGCTCGCCGGCGCCGGCATTTCGGACGCCCGGCACATGTTCTCCTACCAGGCGCGCAACTCTCCGCTCAGGCGCACGGTGAGCCTGGAGGAGGTGGGCGGATCGGCCCTCTACCTGCTCTCGACCCTGTCGGGCGGGGTGACCGGCGAGATCCACTACGTCGATTCCGGCTATCACATCGTCTCGATGCCGACGCTGGACGAACTGAAGCGGACGGACGACGGCGCCTGA
- the fabB gene encoding beta-ketoacyl-ACP synthase I: protein MRRVVVTGLGIVSSIGNNADEVRESLRDAKSGISFSPDFAEHGFRCQVWGAPTLDPTDLVDRRALRFLHKGGAWNHVAMQQAIADAGLEEGDITNERTGIIMGSGGPSTRIIVEAAETTIKNNSPKRIGPFAVPKAMSSTASATLATWFKIHGVNYSISSACSTSAHCIGNAAEMIQWGKQDVMFAGGHEDLDWTMSNLFDAMGAMSSKFNNRPEVASRAYDVDRDGFVIAGGAGVLVLEEYERAKARGAKIYCELTGYGATSDGYDMVAPSGEGAVRCMRQALATVKGPVDYINTHGTSTPVGDSKEMGAIREVFGDALPNISSTKSLTGHSLGAAGVQESIYSILMMQAGFIGESAHIETLDPEFEGMPVVRKRIDNARIDTVLSNSFGFGGTNATLVFQRVAD from the coding sequence ATGAGACGAGTCGTCGTCACCGGTCTCGGCATCGTATCGTCGATCGGCAACAATGCGGACGAGGTGCGCGAATCCCTGCGCGACGCAAAGTCGGGCATCAGCTTTTCGCCGGATTTCGCCGAACACGGCTTCCGCTGCCAGGTCTGGGGCGCGCCGACGCTCGATCCGACGGACCTGGTCGACCGCCGCGCCCTGCGTTTCCTGCACAAGGGCGGCGCCTGGAATCACGTCGCCATGCAGCAGGCCATCGCGGATGCGGGGCTGGAAGAGGGCGACATCACCAACGAGCGCACCGGCATCATCATGGGCTCGGGCGGCCCGTCGACGCGAATCATCGTCGAGGCGGCTGAAACCACCATCAAGAACAACAGCCCGAAGCGGATCGGCCCGTTCGCCGTGCCGAAGGCCATGTCCTCGACGGCGTCCGCGACGCTCGCCACCTGGTTCAAGATCCACGGCGTCAACTATTCGATCTCGTCGGCCTGCTCGACCTCGGCGCACTGCATCGGCAACGCGGCCGAGATGATCCAGTGGGGCAAGCAGGACGTGATGTTCGCCGGCGGCCACGAGGACCTCGACTGGACGATGTCGAACCTGTTCGACGCGATGGGCGCGATGTCGTCCAAGTTCAACAACCGGCCGGAAGTCGCCTCGCGCGCCTACGACGTCGACCGCGACGGCTTCGTGATCGCGGGCGGCGCCGGCGTGCTGGTGCTCGAGGAATACGAACGCGCCAAGGCGCGCGGCGCGAAGATCTACTGCGAGCTCACCGGCTACGGCGCCACCTCCGACGGCTACGACATGGTTGCCCCTTCAGGCGAAGGCGCGGTGCGCTGCATGCGACAGGCGCTGGCGACGGTGAAGGGACCGGTCGACTACATCAACACGCACGGCACCTCGACGCCGGTCGGCGATTCGAAGGAGATGGGCGCCATCCGCGAGGTGTTCGGCGACGCGCTCCCCAACATCTCCTCCACCAAGTCGCTGACCGGCCATTCGCTGGGTGCCGCCGGCGTGCAGGAATCGATCTATTCGATCCTGATGATGCAGGCGGGCTTCATCGGCGAAAGCGCCCATATCGAGACGCTCGATCCCGAATTCGAAGGCATGCCGGTCGTGCGCAAGCGGATCGACAACGCCAGGATCGACACGGTCCTGTCCAATTCCTTCGGGTTCGGCGGCACAAATGCGACGCTGGTTTTCCAGCGCGTGGCAGACTGA
- the fabA gene encoding 3-hydroxyacyl-[acyl-carrier-protein] dehydratase FabA, with translation MAEKKSSYGYDELLACAKGELFGPGNAQLPYPPMLMFDRITEISETGGAFDKGFIRADFAIHRDLWFFPCHFIDNPIMPGCLGLDALWQLTGFYLGWLGEPGKGMALSTGEVKFKGMVTPKTKLVEYGVDFKRVMRGRLVLGIADGWLKADGETIYTATDLKVGLAKQEAAA, from the coding sequence ATGGCCGAAAAGAAATCCAGCTACGGCTACGACGAGCTCCTCGCCTGCGCGAAGGGCGAGTTGTTCGGACCCGGCAACGCCCAGCTTCCCTATCCGCCGATGCTCATGTTCGACCGCATCACGGAGATCAGCGAGACGGGCGGCGCGTTCGACAAGGGCTTCATCCGCGCCGATTTCGCGATCCATCGCGACCTGTGGTTCTTCCCCTGCCATTTTATCGACAATCCGATCATGCCAGGGTGTCTCGGCCTCGACGCGCTGTGGCAGCTCACGGGATTCTATCTCGGCTGGCTCGGCGAACCGGGCAAGGGCATGGCGCTCTCGACCGGAGAGGTGAAGTTCAAGGGCATGGTCACACCGAAGACGAAGTTGGTCGAATACGGCGTCGACTTCAAGCGCGTGATGCGCGGGCGGCTGGTGCTCGGCATCGCCGATGGCTGGCTTAAGGCCGATGGCGAGACCATCTATACGGCGACCGACCTGAAGGTCGGCCTCGCCAAGCAGGAAGCAGCGGCCTAG
- the irrA gene encoding iron response transcriptional regulator IrrA, which produces MDKATQTIGPDVETRVREAGLRPTRQRVSLASLLFAKGDRHLTAEELHEEALGVGVAVSLATVYNTLHQFTEAGMLRILAVEGAKTYFDTNTSDHHHFYVEGENKVLDIEAGPVTVSNVPAPPPGMEIANIDIVIRLRPKRGC; this is translated from the coding sequence ATGGACAAGGCGACCCAAACGATCGGACCTGATGTCGAGACGCGTGTGCGCGAGGCGGGGCTTCGCCCCACGCGGCAACGCGTTTCCCTCGCATCGCTGCTGTTCGCCAAGGGTGACCGCCATCTGACGGCCGAGGAGCTTCACGAGGAAGCGCTGGGCGTCGGCGTTGCGGTGTCGCTCGCCACGGTCTACAACACCTTGCACCAGTTTACTGAGGCCGGGATGCTGCGCATCCTCGCGGTCGAAGGGGCGAAGACCTATTTCGACACCAACACGTCCGACCATCATCATTTCTATGTCGAAGGCGAGAACAAGGTTCTCGACATCGAGGCCGGGCCGGTGACCGTGAGCAATGTGCCGGCGCCGCCGCCCGGCATGGAGATCGCCAATATCGACATCGTCATCCGCCTGCGCCCGAAGCGCGGCTGCTGA
- a CDS encoding SH3 domain-containing protein yields MSRYLSLRLALCAGLAGFAFNAASPLLPSVGEAAAQAVGPNKSGLPLPRFVTLKSGRVNLRIGPGRNYPVEWMYLKSGLPVEVIQEYDNWRRIRDSEGTEGWINQSLLSGKRSGIAAPWFKGKEATIQMRASPAEDARLVATIEPGAMGEIQACNGNWCQMRFDRYKGWVPQNLIWGAYPDETIED; encoded by the coding sequence GTGTCGCGTTATCTGTCGCTTCGACTGGCTCTTTGCGCGGGGCTGGCAGGCTTCGCGTTCAATGCCGCCTCCCCGTTGCTGCCGTCCGTCGGCGAGGCCGCGGCGCAGGCGGTTGGCCCCAACAAGAGCGGCCTGCCCCTTCCCCGCTTCGTCACGCTGAAATCCGGACGCGTGAACCTGCGCATCGGGCCCGGCCGCAACTACCCGGTCGAGTGGATGTACCTGAAGTCCGGCCTGCCGGTCGAGGTCATCCAGGAATACGACAACTGGCGGCGCATCCGCGATTCGGAAGGCACAGAGGGCTGGATCAACCAGTCGCTTCTGTCGGGCAAGCGCAGCGGCATCGCTGCTCCCTGGTTCAAGGGCAAGGAGGCAACGATCCAGATGCGCGCCAGTCCGGCCGAGGACGCGCGGCTGGTCGCCACGATCGAGCCCGGCGCCATGGGCGAAATCCAGGCCTGCAACGGCAACTGGTGCCAGATGCGGTTCGACCGCTACAAGGGCTGGGTGCCGCAGAACCTGATCTGGGGCGCTTATCCGGACGAAACGATCGAAGACTGA